The following coding sequences lie in one Cloacibacillus sp. genomic window:
- the frc gene encoding formyl-CoA transferase: MIAPLAGIKVIDWTQVQSGPSCTQMLAWLGADVIKIERVGSGDPTRNEVIDIPGLDALYYLTLNSSKRSIELDIKTPEGKEILTKLLKTADIFVENLHPGAADKLGFSWEEVHKLNPRLIYGTIKGFNEDSEFASVKAFEPVAQCAGGAASTTGWWEGEYDIPTQSGAALGDSNSGMHLLIGLLAALMQREKTGEGCFVQQSMQDAVLNLCRIKVRDQQVLEHTHVLEHLPEYPNGKFGDTVPRAGNVEGGQVLGWCYKCKGWETDPNAYCYIVVQNEFKDFAEVCRTIGKPEWIDDPKYNTPGARQKVKPEIYAAVEAYTKTKDKYELTKELGARGIPCGPVLSMLEIEKDPSLRKSNTIVEIDQPKRGKFYTIGCPPKFSSFEPEYRPAPLLGENTDEILKEIGYSDEQIKAMRAKGNIISKAEK, encoded by the coding sequence ATGATAGCACCGCTTGCGGGAATCAAAGTGATAGACTGGACTCAAGTTCAATCTGGACCGTCATGTACGCAGATGCTGGCATGGCTGGGCGCCGATGTAATAAAAATCGAAAGAGTGGGTTCAGGGGACCCGACACGTAACGAGGTCATAGACATCCCCGGTCTCGACGCGCTCTATTATTTGACGCTGAACTCGTCAAAACGCTCGATCGAGCTTGATATCAAGACGCCGGAGGGCAAAGAAATCCTGACGAAACTTCTTAAAACGGCGGATATCTTCGTAGAAAATCTGCATCCTGGCGCGGCCGACAAGCTCGGCTTCTCCTGGGAGGAGGTCCACAAGCTCAATCCCCGTCTCATTTACGGCACGATCAAGGGATTCAACGAGGATTCTGAATTTGCCAGCGTCAAGGCCTTTGAGCCGGTGGCGCAGTGCGCCGGCGGCGCGGCGTCCACAACCGGCTGGTGGGAGGGGGAGTACGACATCCCAACACAGTCCGGAGCGGCTCTGGGAGACAGCAATTCCGGCATGCACCTGCTGATAGGTCTGCTGGCGGCTCTAATGCAGCGCGAAAAAACCGGCGAGGGCTGCTTTGTCCAGCAGTCGATGCAGGACGCCGTCCTCAATCTGTGCCGTATCAAAGTCCGCGACCAGCAGGTTCTCGAACACACGCATGTACTGGAACACCTGCCGGAATATCCCAACGGCAAGTTTGGCGACACCGTGCCGCGCGCCGGCAACGTCGAGGGCGGGCAGGTTCTCGGCTGGTGCTACAAGTGCAAGGGCTGGGAGACTGACCCGAACGCCTATTGTTATATCGTCGTTCAGAACGAATTCAAAGATTTCGCCGAGGTCTGCCGCACGATCGGCAAACCCGAATGGATCGACGACCCCAAATACAACACCCCCGGGGCGCGTCAAAAGGTGAAGCCGGAAATTTACGCCGCGGTCGAAGCGTACACCAAGACGAAAGACAAGTACGAGCTCACAAAAGAGCTGGGCGCCAGAGGCATCCCCTGCGGGCCGGTCCTAAGCATGCTTGAAATCGAAAAGGACCCGTCTCTGCGCAAGAGCAATACGATCGTGGAGATCGACCAGCCGAAACGCGGCAAATTTTACACGATCGGCTGCCCGCCCAAGTTCTCCTCCTTCGAGCCTGAATACCGGCCGGCGCCGCTGCTTGGCGAAAACACCGACGAGATACTCAAGGAGATCGGCTATTCCGACGAGCAGATCAAGGCGATGCGCGCAAAGGGCAATATTATCAGCAAAGCTGAAAAATAG
- the oxc gene encoding oxalyl-CoA decarboxylase codes for MAITQNTGQESNLTDGMHVVVDALKRNGIDTIYGIVGIPVTDLARHAQEVGIRYIGFRHEQQAGNAAAISGYLTKKPGICLTVSAPGFLNGLLALCNATVNGFPMIQISGSSNRNIIDLQQGDYEGLDQMNIAKPFCKAAYRINRPEDVAVGIARAIRAAVSGRPGGVYLDLTTAMLETIVDKGEIEKNFFVTKVPAAGAAPSPESVEEALTLLAGAKRPLMILGKGAAYAQADGDIRAFIEKTGIPFLPMSMAKGILPDDHPQSAAAARSLVMENADVVMLVGARLNWMLNHGRGKHWNPAGKLIQLEIDPVEIDSNRKIDAPVVGDICSSMKMLLAGLAKHAVKAAPDWWTMIEADKKKNDAKMAEKLNKLTSPMNYFNALNAVNEVLKNHQDIYLVNEGANTLDDARNVIEIFKPRHRLDCGTWGVMGVGLGFAVGAAQTTGRQVVTIQGDSAFGFDGMEAETICRYKLPVTIMVFNNGGIYKGDSPNLSGGSDPSPTTLDPNAHYDKIIEAFGGDSYFVRTPDELKKALEAGLSSKRPTLINVVIDPSVGTESGHIGNLNPKVTGTH; via the coding sequence ATGGCAATAACACAGAATACAGGCCAGGAGTCAAATTTGACCGATGGCATGCATGTGGTCGTTGACGCTTTAAAGCGCAACGGAATAGATACAATATATGGGATCGTGGGAATACCGGTGACTGATTTGGCGCGCCACGCCCAGGAGGTTGGTATCAGATATATCGGGTTCAGGCATGAGCAGCAGGCCGGAAACGCCGCCGCCATCAGCGGTTATCTCACCAAAAAACCGGGTATATGCCTGACGGTCTCGGCTCCCGGATTCCTTAACGGGCTGTTGGCGCTGTGCAACGCCACGGTCAACGGCTTCCCGATGATCCAGATCAGCGGCTCCAGCAACCGCAATATCATCGACCTGCAGCAGGGCGACTATGAGGGGCTTGACCAGATGAATATCGCCAAGCCATTCTGCAAGGCCGCATACCGTATCAACCGGCCCGAAGACGTCGCGGTCGGCATCGCGCGCGCGATCCGCGCGGCGGTATCTGGACGCCCCGGCGGCGTCTATCTGGATCTGACGACGGCGATGCTGGAGACTATCGTCGACAAAGGCGAAATAGAGAAGAACTTCTTTGTCACGAAGGTCCCAGCCGCCGGCGCGGCCCCCTCTCCGGAGTCGGTGGAGGAGGCGCTGACGCTGCTTGCCGGCGCCAAGCGGCCGCTGATGATTTTAGGCAAAGGCGCCGCCTACGCGCAGGCCGACGGCGACATCAGGGCGTTCATCGAGAAGACCGGCATCCCGTTCCTGCCGATGTCGATGGCGAAGGGGATTTTGCCGGACGACCATCCGCAGAGCGCCGCGGCCGCGCGCTCGCTGGTGATGGAAAACGCGGACGTCGTAATGCTTGTCGGAGCGCGTCTCAACTGGATGCTGAACCACGGCAGGGGCAAACACTGGAATCCCGCCGGCAAGCTCATCCAGCTGGAGATCGACCCCGTAGAGATCGACAGCAACCGTAAGATAGACGCCCCCGTCGTCGGCGATATCTGTTCAAGTATGAAAATGCTGCTTGCGGGGCTTGCCAAGCACGCGGTGAAGGCCGCCCCCGATTGGTGGACGATGATAGAGGCCGACAAAAAGAAAAACGACGCGAAGATGGCGGAAAAGCTTAACAAGCTCACAAGCCCGATGAACTATTTCAACGCGCTTAACGCCGTCAACGAGGTTCTCAAAAACCACCAGGATATCTATCTTGTCAACGAGGGCGCGAACACCCTTGACGACGCGCGCAACGTTATTGAGATATTCAAGCCGCGCCACCGCCTTGACTGCGGCACCTGGGGAGTCATGGGCGTCGGACTCGGTTTTGCCGTCGGCGCGGCGCAGACCACGGGGCGGCAGGTCGTAACGATCCAGGGCGACAGCGCCTTCGGCTTCGACGGCATGGAGGCCGAGACCATCTGCCGCTACAAACTTCCGGTGACGATCATGGTCTTTAATAACGGCGGTATCTACAAGGGAGACAGCCCCAACCTTTCCGGCGGTTCCGACCCGTCGCCGACGACGCTCGATCCGAACGCGCACTACGATAAGATCATCGAAGCGTTTGGCGGAGACTCATACTTCGTCAGGACGCCGGATGAACTGAAAAAGGCGCTGGAGGCGGGGCTTTCCTCCAAGAGGCCGACGCTGATCAACGTCGTCATCGACCCCTCCGTAGGCACGGAAAGCGGACATATCGGCAACCTTAATCCGAAGGTGACCGGTACGCATTAA
- a CDS encoding CoA-acylating methylmalonate-semialdehyde dehydrogenase, producing the protein MSEVKKMKYFAGGEWLDTRTGNYSPVFNSSTGEVMAEIPNCSADEVAHAIECAKKAFPMWRDTPVMKRTQVLYKFRELLMAHFDELTELCAREHGKNWTESAGDIAKVKEPVEFACGIPSLMVGESLMNTSKGYDTVTYREPLGVFAGISPFNFPGMIPMGWMVPICIATGNTIVVKVASKTPLTAIRCAELWQEAGLPDGVLNIVTCTRRESEQFLTHPDIKGICFVGTSSIGKHIYGIAASHGKRVQAQTEAKNHALVMADADLERTARSIINSAFGCAGERCMALPVVCVQESVADKLVELVVKFAKELKIGPAYDKTTDLGPLVDAAHKARVSGWIDKGVEEGAALVLDGRNVVVPGYENGFYLGPTIFDNVTPGMSIGDEEIFGPVLCIKRVKNFEEGLAVMNGNQFANGSVIYTQSGYYAREFAYRTDGGQVGVNVGIPVPVGIFAFSGHKESFYGDLHCLGKDGVRFFTEVKAVTTHWFDAEERPSGKVDTWEGSVGGSM; encoded by the coding sequence ATGTCGGAAGTAAAAAAGATGAAATACTTTGCTGGCGGAGAATGGCTTGATACCCGGACAGGGAACTATTCTCCTGTTTTTAATTCGAGTACAGGAGAGGTCATGGCCGAAATTCCAAACTGCTCCGCGGATGAGGTGGCCCACGCTATAGAGTGCGCAAAAAAGGCTTTCCCGATGTGGCGCGACACGCCGGTCATGAAGAGGACGCAGGTCCTATATAAGTTCCGCGAGCTGCTGATGGCTCATTTTGACGAGCTGACGGAGCTGTGCGCCCGTGAACACGGGAAGAACTGGACGGAGTCGGCCGGCGACATCGCGAAGGTAAAAGAGCCGGTCGAGTTTGCCTGCGGGATTCCCTCTCTTATGGTGGGCGAATCTCTGATGAATACTTCAAAGGGCTATGACACCGTCACATACAGGGAGCCGCTGGGCGTCTTCGCCGGTATCTCTCCCTTTAACTTTCCCGGAATGATCCCCATGGGGTGGATGGTTCCCATTTGCATAGCGACCGGCAATACGATCGTCGTCAAGGTGGCCTCCAAGACGCCCCTTACCGCTATCCGCTGCGCCGAACTGTGGCAGGAGGCCGGGCTTCCCGACGGCGTTCTCAACATTGTCACCTGTACGAGGCGCGAATCTGAGCAGTTCCTCACGCATCCGGATATCAAGGGCATCTGCTTTGTCGGCACATCTTCCATCGGAAAGCATATATATGGAATAGCCGCTTCGCACGGCAAACGGGTGCAGGCGCAGACAGAGGCCAAAAACCATGCGCTGGTAATGGCGGACGCCGACCTTGAACGGACCGCCAGGAGCATCATCAATTCCGCCTTCGGCTGCGCCGGTGAAAGATGCATGGCACTTCCCGTGGTATGCGTTCAGGAGAGCGTCGCGGACAAACTGGTGGAACTGGTCGTAAAATTCGCGAAGGAATTAAAGATCGGCCCCGCCTATGATAAAACGACGGACCTCGGCCCGCTGGTCGACGCCGCGCATAAGGCCCGTGTCTCCGGCTGGATAGACAAAGGCGTCGAAGAGGGCGCGGCGCTTGTGCTTGACGGCAGAAACGTCGTGGTCCCCGGATATGAGAACGGTTTTTATCTTGGCCCCACCATTTTCGACAACGTAACGCCGGGGATGTCGATCGGAGACGAAGAGATATTCGGCCCCGTCCTCTGTATAAAGCGCGTCAAGAATTTCGAAGAGGGACTCGCGGTCATGAACGGCAACCAGTTCGCCAACGGTTCGGTGATTTACACGCAGAGCGGCTATTACGCGCGCGAATTCGCCTATAGGACTGACGGCGGCCAGGTAGGCGTCAACGTCGGTATCCCCGTCCCCGTGGGGATTTTTGCCTTCAGCGGTCATAAGGAAAGTTTCTACGGGGATCTGCACTGCCTCGGCAAGGACGGCGTGCGTTTCTTCACCGAGGTAAAGGCGGTCACGACGCACTGGTTCGATGCGGAGGAGAGGCCCTCCGGGAAGGTGGATACCTGGGAAGGCTCGGTCGGGGGAAGTATGTAA
- the yfdV gene encoding transporter YfdV — protein sequence MWNIIIKDLLPIIVIMALGYYSGKKAYFTDEDSRAFNKLVLNYALPAALFVSIVKGSREMLFSDLKLFLISLVVIIGLQFWAYFSCQKFFHHTKAEAAISSLIGGAPTIGFLGFAVLEPIYGASTTVALVVAVVAIVVNAIAIPIALFLLNPGGKNGQKASHAEAFVNAIKEPVVLAPIIAVIIVLAGVHFPSEFDPIFQLIAKANAGVAVFAAGLTLSYHAFTINKEVIYNSAVKLILMPLAMLVLGKVLGMEPDKLQMLVLCGALPPVFSGIIIGSRYQTYVQIGTSSLAVSTILFAVTAPLWIYVARIFC from the coding sequence ATGTGGAATATAATTATAAAAGACCTGCTGCCAATAATCGTCATTATGGCGCTGGGTTACTATTCTGGTAAAAAGGCATACTTTACGGACGAAGACTCGCGGGCGTTCAACAAACTGGTTCTGAACTACGCCCTGCCCGCGGCTCTCTTTGTCTCCATCGTCAAAGGCAGCCGTGAGATGCTCTTCTCCGACCTGAAGCTCTTCCTGATAAGCCTTGTGGTGATCATCGGCCTTCAGTTCTGGGCATACTTCTCCTGTCAGAAGTTTTTCCACCATACCAAGGCGGAGGCGGCTATAAGCAGCCTGATCGGCGGCGCGCCGACCATCGGATTTCTCGGCTTCGCCGTGCTTGAACCGATCTACGGCGCAAGCACGACCGTCGCCCTTGTCGTCGCCGTCGTCGCGATCGTCGTCAACGCCATCGCCATCCCGATCGCCCTATTCCTGCTCAACCCCGGCGGCAAAAACGGGCAGAAGGCGTCGCACGCCGAGGCGTTTGTAAACGCGATAAAAGAGCCTGTCGTTCTGGCGCCTATTATCGCGGTGATCATTGTGCTGGCCGGCGTACATTTCCCCTCCGAATTCGACCCGATCTTCCAGCTTATCGCCAAAGCGAACGCCGGCGTCGCCGTCTTTGCCGCGGGCCTTACGCTCTCCTACCACGCGTTCACCATCAACAAAGAGGTCATATACAACTCCGCGGTAAAACTTATCCTGATGCCATTGGCGATGCTTGTTCTTGGCAAAGTGCTTGGCATGGAGCCGGATAAACTGCAGATGCTCGTACTCTGCGGCGCCCTGCCGCCGGTATTCTCGGGCATCATAATCGGCAGCAGATACCAGACCTACGTGCAGATCGGCACCTCCTCACTGGCGGTCAGCACGATACTCTTTGCCGTGACCGCCCCGTTATGGATATATGTGGCGCGTATCTTCTGCTGA
- a CDS encoding ribokinase: MARVLCFGSMNIDYTYKVRHFVKKGETISADSLRIFSGGKGLNQAIALSRAGAETCHAGCIGEDGLFLLKELEAAGVDTGYVRVLGDVWTGSAVIQNDAEGDNCIILYGGANRAVTREQADTVLAGFQSGDCLVLQNEINEIPYIIRRAHERGMRVVLNPSPMEVSVLDFPLEYVDCFMLNRVESAQLLGIENEPPAAEAELMAALSEKFPAAEIILTLGERGSAYIGGGEIVRQRPYHIKTVDTTAAGDTFAGFFIGGRMRGLSVPEAMDLASKAAALSVTKPGASPSIPTLAEVTEYFS; this comes from the coding sequence ATGGCAAGGGTATTATGTTTTGGTTCAATGAATATCGATTATACATATAAGGTACGTCATTTCGTAAAAAAGGGAGAGACCATCTCCGCAGATTCCCTACGCATCTTCAGCGGAGGGAAGGGGCTGAACCAGGCGATAGCCCTCTCAAGGGCGGGGGCGGAGACCTGCCACGCCGGCTGTATCGGTGAGGACGGCCTGTTTTTGCTGAAAGAGCTGGAGGCCGCGGGCGTCGATACCGGATACGTTCGCGTGCTGGGAGATGTGTGGACGGGCAGCGCGGTCATTCAAAACGACGCGGAGGGCGATAACTGCATCATCCTGTACGGCGGCGCGAACCGCGCCGTGACGCGGGAGCAGGCGGATACAGTCCTGGCCGGTTTTCAAAGCGGCGACTGCCTTGTCCTGCAAAACGAGATAAACGAGATCCCATACATCATCCGCCGGGCGCATGAGAGAGGGATGCGGGTGGTGCTGAACCCCTCCCCGATGGAGGTCTCGGTCCTGGACTTCCCCCTGGAATATGTGGACTGCTTTATGCTGAACCGCGTAGAATCGGCGCAGCTGCTGGGAATTGAGAACGAGCCGCCCGCGGCGGAGGCGGAACTTATGGCGGCGCTGAGCGAAAAATTCCCCGCCGCCGAGATCATCCTGACGTTGGGTGAGCGTGGCTCAGCTTATATTGGCGGCGGCGAGATCGTGCGCCAGCGTCCCTATCACATAAAAACGGTCGACACGACCGCCGCCGGAGACACCTTCGCGGGGTTCTTCATCGGCGGCAGAATGAGAGGGCTTTCAGTGCCGGAGGCGATGGACCTGGCCTCCAAAGCGGCGGCTTTGAGCGTAACCAAGCCGGGGGCCTCTCCCTCGATCCCAACGCTGGCGGAGGTCACGGAGTATTTTTCGTAA